In the Catenovulum adriaticum genome, TCTACATACGCAACAGATGCTGATATTGCGCCAAAATCAAATTCGCCGTCGTACGCTAATGACCACCATTCACGGTCAAATTCCTGATCTGCAGCATAACCCGCACGAGGATTTACTTGACCTTTGCTCTCTTGCCATAAGCTTTCAATACTATCTTTTGTGCCTAACGGATAAATAATTTCGCCTGTGTCTACGTTAAATTGCGGCGTATTATCATACTCTTGATGCGAATTGTCGTAGTCGAACATCAACTCCTGACCTTTCGCTAAAGTATAATTTAAACTAAAACCGTAATGCTCACTGGTACTGTCGACTGTACGGCCACCGCTACCAAAACCAAGCGAACGAACATGCACTTCACCATTTGGATCAACCGCTGGTGAAAATTGAGGAGAAGAAGCTTGTTGCTCATAAATACTGCCGCGTACGCCTAAACTTAAAACGTTTTTTATAAGTGGCCCTTGTACCGAAAAATCAGTCGTTACATCGTCACCAAAATCATCATTTTGCTGAAAACTACGACCAAAAGTCATAGAGCCACTCCAATCATCAGTGTGCTTTTTAGTAATAACATTAATAACACCACCTAAAGCATCGGCACCATATAAAGTAGAAGCAGGGCCACGAATCACTTCAACACGCTCAATAGTATCAACTGGCGGTAGATGATTAAATGTGTTGCCACCAAAGTTATTTGGGTAAATATCACCATGGTTATTTTGTCGTTTGCCATCAATCAATAATAAAGTGTACTCGCCGGTCAAACCACGCATGCTAACACTACCTTGTCCGGTTTTATCGCGTGTAGAACCAATATCGATACCTTCTTGATGTTTAACCGCATCTAATAAATTAGTAAAAGAGCCTAGTTTAATATCTTCGCTTGTAATAATAGAGATACTCGCAGGTGCCTGAGTTAATTTTTGTTCGAACCCTGTAGCTGTAACTACAATGGTTTCCATTTTTTTATCATCAGTTTTAGCTTCATCTGCAGCATAAGCCGCATTTAACATAACACCTTGCATAGCAACAACAAGTGCAGAAAGTTTAAGTGTAGCGTTCATCTCGCCCTCAAAAAGTTATAACAATAATTTTTATTAGATATTAGGGTTTGTTGATCTTTTGGGTGCTGGTACTTAGCGTGAGTCGAATGCAGTAGCTGTGCTTGATATTGCCGAGAACAACTATGCTATCAATCTCGCGTCGCGATCAAAAAACGTCTAGTTAGAACAAAATTTGTGCTCCAAACGCCAACAGACCCTAATAGGTATCTATTTAATGCCAACATTATACAGTCATGATAACCACAAACGCAATACAAATGATAAGAATTCTCAATAACAATTAATAGTAGCAATAATCATAACCGGATGCCTAAATTAACCCCATCTCGGGTTAAGGTGTACTCTCACTAATTGAATGGTTTAACCTTGCATTTTCACCGCCACTTTCTAATTTAGTTAGCGGTAATTGTGCTTCAGGGAGGATAATTTTAAAGCGACGGTTAGTGGGTCATTTTTACACCGGTGATGATAGTTTGAAACATATTCATTAAACCGAGTTGAGATTAAATTAAAATCATATTTTTTCGGGTTCGAATATGAAGCAACGCAAAACGAGGATACTCCTTTTAAAGCTTAATGCCAGTTTACCATACAAGACTAGATAGCGTGTCTGAACCAAATAAGAGTGTAAATGCAAAAAATCGCTAACTTGTTATTCAGAATTAAAGTTAGCTTAATATAAATGGCAGATTAAAAAATGGCTTCAAACCATAGTTTATAATGAAGGCTTTGCAGAAAAATGATAATTTATATTTGGATTTTAAACGAGATTAAAGCGGTAAAGAATGATCTCAATCGATCTATTTATTGGGCCTAAGCTGGATTTAACTTAGACCCAATTATATTTATTTTAACCCTTTTCCTCTTAGTTGAATCAATAATTCCATTTGTTGTTGACCCAATAACATTTTGTTATAAACAGGCATTAAGTCTTCAAGTTGAACTGATTCAAGTGCAGCTATGGCTTTTTGTTTGCTGTTAAAGTCCATTTTGTCATCTACAAAATCATTAAAATATGGCGTTGCCTCTTCCACTAAATTATTCGGTTTTTGTTTGTATTCGGCCAATAAACTTTGTTTTATTTGTTCAAATTCTTCAACGCTTAATTTAGCTAAAATCGCTTTGTAATCTTCTCTAAATTGATCAAAGCGTATTTTAAGTTCATCCGCACTCGCATTGTTGCTTTGCACTAACATTAAAAAGGTGGGCTGATCCGTAAGCGAAAAACTCATACTAGAAACTTGGTAGCCTAGTTGCTCTTCAGTGCGTAACTGCCTAAAAAATTCACTGCGAAATTGTGCGTTAATCAATTTTAAAATTTGATTCACTTTAACTGATTTTTCAGGATAAATGTACGCATTCATCACCGCTTGATCGCTATGTTCCACTTTTTGCTGATACGCTAATTTTTCACCTGCTACTACATCAATCAGGGCTCGACGATACCGCGGTATTACTTGCCGCTCAGCCGCTAAATGAGTTTGAATATTGGTGACCACCTGCTTAACTGTTTGCTGAGTATAAGCACCATAAGCAAAAACCAAAATATGATTTCGTTTTAATAAATCTTGTTGATACTGCTTAATCATATCAAGCGAAACGTAACGACTGGCTTGTAATAATTGTTCGTCTGTCAAGGTTTGATACATAAGCTGAATTAATAAACGATTCGCTTGCTGAGCTGGTGTTTGCTTAGCCTTATTACGTAAGCTTTCTTGATATTGTAAAAGTGTTTGCTTAAATAAAGCTTGGCTTGGCTCAAACTCAGCTAATTGCTGCATCATGCGCTGGGCTAATAGGCTTTGGTTACCGCTTTTACCTCGCATCCGTATCCGTAAACTCCCGCCTGAATATGGTAACACGTCAACATAAGTACCTGCTCGTCCTGCTTTATCAATTAACGCGATAACATGCTGTTCAAACATGTTTTTAAACACGCTGGCGGCAACTTTGTATTGACCATCTCTATCACCAATATCGGTATTAATAATCAGCTCTAACCAGCCTTTGTTAGTTTGGTAATCTGGGCTGTGAGTTAAATAAGCCTCTATGCCATTTTCTTTTACGATAGCTGTCGGCTCAGTTAAGACAACAGGCACATTGACATCTAATTCGGGATTAAATAAGTCGTTAATCTCGGGCAAATTTAGTGGAATATCAGCCGCTAGCTTTTTCCACAATTGTTGCTCAGATTCAGCAATTGGTTTTTGCGCATATTGTCCTAAATAATAAGGAATATCGGTATCAACTTTAACTGATGGATAAATATGCCACAAACGCATATTTTCAACCGTTAGTTGATCCATTAATTCACCAATGGCTTGTGCATCAAAATCGGCAAAAGTGGCACTGGCATCTAATAAATGAGCGGGCGGAATGTCAAATAGCATTCGGGTAAAGTAGCTTGCGGTATGCACTAACTGACTTTTACTACGAGTATTAAAAGCATCCACGGATAACGCTTTTAACTCTTCGTAATATTTTGCTTGTACGCCTTGCTCACGCAATAATTTAAGGTATGAAATAGTAGCCGCGATAATGTGATTTTGCTGCTCAATACCTTTATCTGTTAATTGCACTCTAAATTGAACAAAACCATCTGAGCCATAAAAGTCTTCATCTAAATTAACTGAACTAGACACTGCCAAACCTTGCTTGCGTAAATACTCACCTAAGGTATTGGGTTCTTCCGAGCTCAATAAGTAACTTAAGTATTCATTCGCTTTTTTACGCCATTGCTGGCTATTATCTGTGACTGGAAACTCAATTAATAACAGCTTTTGTTCTTTTTGTGGTTGATAATAAATATGCTGATTAATTTGTTTGCTTAACAACCCTGATACTTCAACTTGCGGGCGTTTAATTTTTTTATTCTCAATTGAACTGAAGTGCTTTTTAGCTAAGGCTTCTAGTTCTGCTAAGCTTGGCTTACCTGCAATAACTAAATTCATAATATTAGCTGAATAATAGCGCTGATAAAAAGCTTTCATTTCATCTAATAAAGTGGCTTTAGGCGTATCGGTTAACGTCTCTAAATTACCGACACTCATTTGACTTAAAGGGTGTTGCGGGTTGCCTGTTTCACCTCTTACTCGTCGTAAAATCCAACCATCTTCACCACGTCCTTTTGTCCACTCATTATCAACCGCGGTTCTTTCTTTATCGACATAATTAGGATCAAAAGTTGGGTTTTTAAAATAATCGCTGAATCTATCCAACGCTGAATCAAAATATTCCTGATTTACGCTAAAATAATAATTAGTATGATCGCCACTGGTATAAGCATTCGTAAAACCGCCGCGAGACTCTACAAACTTAAAAAAGCCTGAAGGTTCTGGGTATTTTTCGGTGCCTAAAAATAACATATGCTCTAAAAAATGAGCCAAGCCGGGCAAAGATTCAGGATTTTGATTACTACCGACACCTACCGCCAATGAGGCAACGGTTTGTTCACTGTCTGGATCGGAGATCAGCACCACTTTCATACCATTACCTAACGTTAAGTATTGATATGCACGGTTATCGATTTCATTACTTCTAATCTCAACATCTTGCTCATCTGTCGTCGCCATTTGGCTTTTTGGCGAGGAATTAGTTGCGCAGCTGCCCATCATTAATACCGCACTAATTGTAATAAATAAACGAAAGGTCTTAAACAACACAGTTTACTCCTATAAAACGGATTGAAGGCTTGCGCCAAATTTAGCAGGGGATAGTTTAAATCGTTCATTTTAGTCTGCCCGATGCACGTTAGAGTTCAATGCGGCAAGTCGGTTATCAATCGCCATCAGTGATGAAACTTTAGTTAATGTGATTGATTGCGCAGAATGTTGCTTAAAAAATTCATCCAGTGCCGCAATGGTTTCAGGGTGCGGATGACCAATCGCGATAACGGTCTGCTTTTTTTCAGCCAATTTAAGCATTTTATTTAACTGCTTCAAAATATCGCCTTTATTTGCTTGGTTATCCAAAAAAACATGTCGCCGATACGCAGTTACACCATACTCTTTAGCCACCGAAAAGGCTACTGACTGCCCGCTCGTTCGGCTATCAACAAAAAAAAGTTTACGCTGCTTTAAGGCTTGCATTATAACTTGCATTGGCTTTTGCATTTGTGTGAGCTTACTGCCCATATGGTTGTTTACGCCGGTAGCCTGAGGCAACTCACTTAATGCCAAATCAAGCGCTTGTAAAATTTGAGATTTGTTCATTGTAGCGTTGATAGTTCCAGGCTCAAGCACTTGCCCAGCAATAGACTCCATTGGCAAGTGCAGCATAACCTCCTGACCTCGCGCAAAAGCGCGTTCAGCTATTTTTTTGCCATGTGGCGTATGCGGCAATACAGAAAGCGTGATTTCGGCAGGTAAATTTAATAACTTCGCATCGCTAGCTCTATAACCTACGTCATCAATAATAATCGCAATATTCGCATAACTTGCAAAGCTCAACATTAAGCTAAGCAAAATGACAATTTTACGGTTTACACCTGAACAAAAATAATTCAAGTATCGACTAGTTGTGAGTAATATTTTTATTATTATTGCGTTCAAAAAAATGAGTCCTAAATAGCGCGAACCACAAGTTTATCAAACCCCAACCAGATAACAATACTCAAGCTGCTGAACACGCCATTGTTGAACAACATAACAGCTGTAGTCGCAGAATAACTTAGCCACTACAATACCTTTCACAACCAAAATATTTTTTAAGATAGGTGTTCTTTTATATAAGTCACGTTCAGGCAGAAGAATATTGTTCTATTGATTTTAAACAGGGAGCGGATTTTGTTTTTATGATACACGTTCAAATGGCTTTGCTTTATAACAATTATAGCGCTTACAACTTGCATCAGGTAAACTTTATTTATTTTTAAGCTATCTGTATTTATGTCTAACCATTTGATTTCACTAAACCAAGTTTGTGCGCAAGTTTATCAAGATTATTTGATGTCTGATCTAAATTGGCAAATTGAGCAAAATCAACACTGGGTTTTGTTAGGCGGCAATAGCTCTGGCAAATCAGCCCTCAGCCAGATTATTTTAGGTCAAGCTGAGATTATTTCTGGGGAGCTAACCAGGCATACTAAACAATTAGCTTGTATTTCTTTTGAGCAGCAACAGGCTTTAATTGAAGCGGAGCTTAAAAAAGACGATGCTGATATTTTAGATGTCATTGCAGAGGGCACCCAAGTTGAAACAATCTTATTTGAGCCAAATGCAAATCAGCCGTTAGATTTGGACTTAGCCGATAAACTGACTCAAGATTTTGAGTTTTCGCCTCTGCTAAAACGCAAATTTAGAGATCTCTCAACAGGTGAAACTCGCAAACTTCTATTAATTAAAGCTTTTATTAATTGTCCAGATTTAATGGTATTAGATGAACCTTTTGACGGCCTAGACGCCAAATCAGCTCAGCAATTACAACAAACGTTAACAGAGTTGAGCGGCAAAATAAGCATGGTTTTTATTTTAAACCGAGTGGATGAAATACCCGACTTTATAACTCATTATGCTTATTTAAAAGCAGGGCAAATAGAGTTTAGCTTTGCCAAATCAAACCAAGCAGCTTACGAGCAATTGATGCAATTATTGCATTTACAAACTGCAACATTAACCATTCCACCGGCTGATGCGCCTGTTTCATACAGTATTAACCCCAAACAAGCGTTAGTTAAATTAACCCAAGCAAAAGTGGTTTACGACGAAAAAGTTATTTTTGATAAGCTAAACTGGCAAATTATGCCTAATCAACATTGGCAACTCACGGGTAAAAATGGCTCAGGTAAAACCTGCTTGCTTAATTTAATCACCGGAGATAACCCACAATGTTATCAAAACGATATTTGGCTATTTGGTTTTCAGCGAGGTAGCGGTGAAAGTATTTGGCAAATTAAACAGCATATTGGCTTTATATCTAATCAATTTCATTTAAATTATCGAGTGAGTATTAGTGCGTTAAATACCATTATATCTGGTTTTTATGACAGCATCGGCTTATATAATCAACCAACCCGCAACCAACAAAAAATTGCTAAACTCTGGCTTGAATTGTTAGCTTTATCCGACAAGCAAGATACGCCATTTAATCAGTTATCTTTTGGCGATCAGCGACTTTTATTAATTGCTCGCTCTATGGTAAAGCACCCTCCACTGCTTATTTTAGATGAGCCTTGTATTGGTTTAGACGAAATTAACCGCCAACGGGTTTTGGCGCTGATTGAAAAAATTTGTACCAGTGGCACCACCACTGTGATTTATGTAAATCATCATGCACAAGATAAAATACAAGGTATTAATCAGTTTTTAGCAATGGAAGATTATCAAAGCTACTAACTAAAACCATTGTCTTGGCTTTCGATTAACAACAATTAGAGATGAAATGAAAACCAATTTAATTACCCGTGAGGGCTTTGAACAACTACAGCAAGAGCTAGATCATTTATGGCGTAAAGAACGCCCAGAAATCACTCAAAAAGTAGCTTGGGCTGCCAGTTTAGGAGACCGCTCAGAAAATGCTGACTATAAATATAATAAGGCTAAATTAAGAGAAATAGACAGGCGAGTCAGATACCTAAGAAAGCGACTGGAAGTGTTAAAAATTGTAGATTTTAACCCCCAACAATCTGGCAAAGTGTATTTTGGTGCTTGGGTCGAACTAGAAAATGAAACGGGAGAGATTCTCAAATTTAGAATAGTTGGCCCGGATGAAATATATGGCCGTAAAGACTATAGCTCTATTGATTCTCCAATGTCACGCGCGTTACTTGGAAAACAGGTTGATGATGAAGCCATAGTCCACACACCTGAAGGTAAAAAATGCTGGTATATAAACCGTATTACTTATTCTAATCAAAATGAATAAGATTGTTTAACCTTAAATTTAATTTAAAAATTAAAAGTGAGTGAAAAATATGCAAAGCCGAATGAAAATATTCCTTACTTACGGCCATACTTTTATCACTCATTATTTTCTCTCAAAAACATTAACATCAACAATAGTAACGCTTGTTTATGTTATGCACTTTAAAATCAGTATCTTGCCCACTAAAACCCCTACTGAAACCGCATAAAAAATGGCTTCTGTAGTTTATTTCTATAAAAATTTCAATTATTGAACTTTCTTACACATTGGTAAGACTTTTGCACCTTATACAAATAACATTGTCCCAATGCTAATAAGGAAGGAAAAACAATGACTAAGACAACCAAAACAATCAATCCAAGTACTGAGCAAGTACTCGAAGAATTTCAATTATTAAGCCTTGATGAGGCTAATCAAGCGGTCGATAAAGCACAC is a window encoding:
- a CDS encoding insulinase family protein yields the protein MLFKTFRLFITISAVLMMGSCATNSSPKSQMATTDEQDVEIRSNEIDNRAYQYLTLGNGMKVVLISDPDSEQTVASLAVGVGSNQNPESLPGLAHFLEHMLFLGTEKYPEPSGFFKFVESRGGFTNAYTSGDHTNYYFSVNQEYFDSALDRFSDYFKNPTFDPNYVDKERTAVDNEWTKGRGEDGWILRRVRGETGNPQHPLSQMSVGNLETLTDTPKATLLDEMKAFYQRYYSANIMNLVIAGKPSLAELEALAKKHFSSIENKKIKRPQVEVSGLLSKQINQHIYYQPQKEQKLLLIEFPVTDNSQQWRKKANEYLSYLLSSEEPNTLGEYLRKQGLAVSSSVNLDEDFYGSDGFVQFRVQLTDKGIEQQNHIIAATISYLKLLREQGVQAKYYEELKALSVDAFNTRSKSQLVHTASYFTRMLFDIPPAHLLDASATFADFDAQAIGELMDQLTVENMRLWHIYPSVKVDTDIPYYLGQYAQKPIAESEQQLWKKLAADIPLNLPEINDLFNPELDVNVPVVLTEPTAIVKENGIEAYLTHSPDYQTNKGWLELIINTDIGDRDGQYKVAASVFKNMFEQHVIALIDKAGRAGTYVDVLPYSGGSLRIRMRGKSGNQSLLAQRMMQQLAEFEPSQALFKQTLLQYQESLRNKAKQTPAQQANRLLIQLMYQTLTDEQLLQASRYVSLDMIKQYQQDLLKRNHILVFAYGAYTQQTVKQVVTNIQTHLAAERQVIPRYRRALIDVVAGEKLAYQQKVEHSDQAVMNAYIYPEKSVKVNQILKLINAQFRSEFFRQLRTEEQLGYQVSSMSFSLTDQPTFLMLVQSNNASADELKIRFDQFREDYKAILAKLSVEEFEQIKQSLLAEYKQKPNNLVEEATPYFNDFVDDKMDFNSKQKAIAALESVQLEDLMPVYNKMLLGQQQMELLIQLRGKGLK
- a CDS encoding divergent polysaccharide deacetylase family protein, which codes for MNAIIIKILLTTSRYLNYFCSGVNRKIVILLSLMLSFASYANIAIIIDDVGYRASDAKLLNLPAEITLSVLPHTPHGKKIAERAFARGQEVMLHLPMESIAGQVLEPGTINATMNKSQILQALDLALSELPQATGVNNHMGSKLTQMQKPMQVIMQALKQRKLFFVDSRTSGQSVAFSVAKEYGVTAYRRHVFLDNQANKGDILKQLNKMLKLAEKKQTVIAIGHPHPETIAALDEFFKQHSAQSITLTKVSSLMAIDNRLAALNSNVHRAD
- the modF gene encoding molybdate ABC transporter ATP-binding protein ModF, producing the protein MSNHLISLNQVCAQVYQDYLMSDLNWQIEQNQHWVLLGGNSSGKSALSQIILGQAEIISGELTRHTKQLACISFEQQQALIEAELKKDDADILDVIAEGTQVETILFEPNANQPLDLDLADKLTQDFEFSPLLKRKFRDLSTGETRKLLLIKAFINCPDLMVLDEPFDGLDAKSAQQLQQTLTELSGKISMVFILNRVDEIPDFITHYAYLKAGQIEFSFAKSNQAAYEQLMQLLHLQTATLTIPPADAPVSYSINPKQALVKLTQAKVVYDEKVIFDKLNWQIMPNQHWQLTGKNGSGKTCLLNLITGDNPQCYQNDIWLFGFQRGSGESIWQIKQHIGFISNQFHLNYRVSISALNTIISGFYDSIGLYNQPTRNQQKIAKLWLELLALSDKQDTPFNQLSFGDQRLLLIARSMVKHPPLLILDEPCIGLDEINRQRVLALIEKICTSGTTTVIYVNHHAQDKIQGINQFLAMEDYQSY
- the greB gene encoding transcription elongation factor GreB; its protein translation is MKTNLITREGFEQLQQELDHLWRKERPEITQKVAWAASLGDRSENADYKYNKAKLREIDRRVRYLRKRLEVLKIVDFNPQQSGKVYFGAWVELENETGEILKFRIVGPDEIYGRKDYSSIDSPMSRALLGKQVDDEAIVHTPEGKKCWYINRITYSNQNE